One Candidatus Woesearchaeota archaeon genomic window, ATGGTTTTTTTATTTTTTCAAAGACTGTATCCTTGATTTTAGAAGTATCAATATCTAATTTAGAAGCCGCTAGCAAATTCATGGCTAGAATAAATTGCTCTTCAAAGGGATTGTATCTTGCCCCAGAGTTCACTTTTTCGAATTTAATGTAGTTATCTGTCAGCCTATATATGATTTCTTTCTGATAATCTTTATCAAGATGATGAAACATCTTCTCAATCACAGGAAGCCATTTGGGTAGAAAAGCTAGACTATTTTCTTTTCCATCTATGTGCCAAAGGCTGGCATCTTCGACATAACTAACAGATGCATAAAACTCATCCATGGATATATTCTCCTGATTTAGCTCTTTGGCTAGGGTCTGAGCAGTGAGCTCTTCTTTAAATTCTTGAAATTCAGAAATAATACCTGAAGAATCATCTCTATAAAAAAGTCCTGATTCCACAAGCTCGTCTATGCTTGTTATTTTACACCACCCGTTTTCTTCCGCGTGGCTTATAATAGAAATGCAAAGCCCTAGTCTTTGCATCATTTTGAGCTAAGCAGGAATGAATGTAATTTCTTGAAACATTAGATATGGGATAGTCAGCATACTTGAGACGTTTTTTAAAAAAATGCCACCACATCTTGTGCCTAATCTGATAACCTTCATCATGCATACCAAATGACCTTTCCAGTTCGCGAAGAACAGATAAAGCCTCATCTCCTCTTTGCATAGGTGTAGGAGTTTTTGTTCTTGCATGGAATGCTTCAAGCCTATATTCAGGCGCTTTTGGTAGCATGTCAGCTAATGTCCTGCAGATCATGTAGGGTTGCATTCCTGCATCAAGTAGATACTGTATGCTTGCAACCCTGGCCTCCTTGTCCCAACCTGGTATACAATCGATAACTTTTGGGTCTTTGTATCCAACCAACCTTAGAAGATGTATCCAATGATCTTTTTTATGTGCTTGATTTAGATTTTCTAGCAGCCTTTTTGTATGCTTTTGCTGCAAATCCTTATTTGCTCTTAGCATATCGAATCCAAGCTCATAATCAGATTCAAAAGGGTTGTATGAATTACTTCCAAGATTTCTTTTCGCCTTCGTATAGCTATTCTTGACGACCTCTAAAAGTTGCTCTGCATCACGTATGCTAAGCAAAGAAGCAATCATTATTGCTATATTTTCATAATCGGGAAGTATTGCATTCCAGTTTCCAGGTGGAAGGCCAAATAGCCTAAAGTCTTCTTCATAGCTTAATATCTGTTCATAGATGTCTTCTACTTGTACGCTTTTACTATCAATCAGTTCAGCCAGATGCTGGGCGGTCAAAAAATCACTGAATATCTCCTCAACTCTTTGTATGCATCCTCCTTCGTTTGCATTAAAAAGCCCTGTTTGCATTAGTCTGCTTTCAAGTGTCTGCATTTATACCAGCCATTTTTCTTAGATGAGACAGTCTTTTTTCGTAATCATCATGACTTGTTAGAAGCGATAATTCCAGTCTTCTTCGAATATTTACACATCCTTTGTAATTATAGTAGGCTAATCTGTAATTGCCCAGGCTTTCGAATATTTGTGCTTTTGTTCTTAGTACCATTGCAATTCCTCTTACAATTCTGCAGGATTTCCATATGTCTATTGTTGCCTTTGCATAATCCAATGCCTTATCTTGGTCTCCTTTATCATGGTAGATGCTTGCAAGTCTTTGATAAACATAACCTATCCTTCTTTTGTATCCAAGACCTTGAGTCATGGCGAGACTTTCCAGGCAGATTTTTTCTGCTTCTTCGAATTGCCCCCTTTTTTGCCTTATTCTTGATATTCCCATATATACTTCTGCTATCCCCCGTGTATAATTGAATTTTCTTAGAACTGGCAAGGATTCATCATAAGCTGCAGCAGCTTTTTCGAAGTCATCTCTATAGTTATAATAATTGCCAAGCTGTATCAGACACCTGGAATAATTTAAGTCGTCTTTGAGTCCCTTGAAAATATCCATCGCTTCTTTTATTAGATTAGGGGGTGTTTCTTTTCTTATCTGCCACCTGTCAATCAAGGCAATTTCAAGAAGACTATGTGCCTTTCCTGCGAGGGCTTTTTCTCCTGGAATATTTTCATAAATACGTATTGCCTCATCAAAAGTGGACTTTGCCTCCTGGCTTTTACTGACAGACCGGTGCACTCTTGCCAACTGATAAAGAAGGTCTGCATGCATAATGCTTTTTTGCTTCTCTAGATTTTTTAATCCTAGATTAAAATACTTTTCGGCAGAATCCAGGTCATCCAGGGTGAAATAGAGAAGTCCCAGTTTATAATATGCTTCTGTTGCAGTTTCAGATGCGTTAAGCACGATCTTTTCCAGGTCATGATCTCCTCTTCTTGCGCAGGCCTGGATTGTTGATGCAATCAAATTTTCCCTTTGCTTAAACCATTCTAGCAATCTTTTGAGTGTCAGCTCCATTGAGGTGCTTTGGATGTAACCTGCCTTTTCAATACAGGTTTTCAATAGAGAAATATGCTGCATTTTAAGCAAGCCTTCAACTACATCACTTGCATCTTCAGCTAATTGCACATATTCTTCAATCACCGAATCCATTTTTGGGCTGTAGAATTCTAGTGGATTATAAGTTTCCTGCACAAAGTGTTCCGCACACAAGGTGTCAGTAAACGGGATAAATTCAAGATGTATCTTCTTTTCTGTATCTTGGCTGAAGATTCCGGATTCTACTATCTGGTCTATTGAGGCCATGACTAACCACTCTTTTTTCTCTTGCGTATTTCATCGGCCAGGGACCACCTATTATCAAGTACCATCTGCAATTCGTCTGGTGTAATTACTGGCCTGTCCATGACAGTCATATAGGCTGCCACCCTTCTTAGAGCAGGCATTATCTCCCTTGTGTATGCTATCTTTCTTTGCAGCATGTGAGTTCTTCTTCTAGCATCATAAGCTTCATCAGTGTCATCTGGAAGCCTGATCGGAGGAGAATAGAGCACAGGATTCCTTCTTGTTGCATGGTCCCATACAAACCATTCAATGCCTCTTCCCATTATATCTGGCTGGCTGATTTCAGAAGACAGGTCTAGTGCTTCAGGTTCTTTTAGATATATGTTTGTTATAAAATAGACCATCAGCCAGTTCTTTTTTATTTCTTCGCTTTGCCTTTGTATAAATTCATATATGTCTGTTTTTTTGTTTTCATCCCCTATTCTTGCATCAAGATAAGGGCCAAGATTTCTAACTATTGCATCTGGATCGATATTTACTGTTGTAACATCTGCCATTGAAATATTGCCTGTTTTAAGGGGCGAAAATTGTTCATATCTGGAAGTCAACACAACTTTGCCCATGCTGCCTACGTCATTAATTAAAGCTCCAATTGTTGCTAAGTCTTTTAGTGAGGAATCCAGTTCGTCATAACCATCCCAAATAAATGCAAATTTTTTCCCTTGTCTTTTAAATGTATCCAAGGTTTCGTCTGCAAGGTAACTGATGTCGGAAGTCAGTATCCCTTTTAAAAGAGTATATTCATCTCTACCGTCCCTTCTTTTTTCCAGTTCAAGTGCTGGTTTTACGCTTCTAAGTCTGACCAGGACAGGGACATATGTATCTTGTGCAAGCAATCTTGATGCAAGGTCGAGGCTAAACATCGTCTTTCCAAGACCACAGTTTGCAAGAATTAGATAATTATCTGGATCAGAGATAATTGTATCTAGAGCAAACCTTTGTTTTCTACCTTCTGCTTTTCCTTCCTGTCTTTCAAGAACATAAAATTCTGCAGGTATTATCCCATTTCCTGCTTGGATCTTTTCATCTGGTGACGCACTTCTAAATGCCTTTATTTCCTTTTGAGTTCTTTGTACTGCATCTTCAAGAGGTGCTGGGTCGTTTAGGTATCTGAATGTAATTATTGTCGGTGTTTTTAGCGATTTTTTGATATCCACTTCATCTGTTCCGCCATTATCAAGTGGAGGGAGCATCTGGCCATGCTCATGCCATGTTATATCTTGGACGCAGATATCAGAGCTTTCTCTACCACCCTTGATTAATGCTCCATTGTCAAGAGCGGGCTCTTTTAGAGATACTTCCAGATTTGGCACATCCATTGTAACAAGGATGCTTTCGCCTCGTGGATTTGGTTTCTTTCTCTTCAAGAGATGCATGTTTTCTGGTTCATCGTATCTTCTGAGGTGTTCAAACAAGGCATCAAGTGTTCCAGAATGAGATACTAGCTGTATTCTTTTTCCAAGAACATATTCTATCATCTGGTTTTCAGGCGAAAGTATGTCCATTACATAATCGACTCTTTTTAAAAGGTCAATTCTTTGTTCTGTAAGTTGCATGCCATCTTCATCTTGCATATGGTACTTAGGGTCTGTTCTTCTACCTAATGCCTGCCTTAGACTTTGCAGCTTAAAATCAATGTCTGAGCCGTCTGCAAGCATCTTAAGTCTATATTTTTGTTTTTCAAAATATTCATTCATTAACTGTTCGTGCTTTTGTATGACTTGCCTGATGGCATCTGGGTCTGGTTCTTGAAAGTGGCCGTTTTTTAGTTGCGCAATCTTTTTGCTTATGCCATCTACTGGAAAAAGTTCCATAAGACCATAGAACTGGGCTCGAAGAAGGGGAGTTGGAATTATTCCATATGATATTGCCTTATCTACCCATGCGAGCTGAACATCTCGCGCAATTATGCCCCAGTTTTCGTCAAGAGTTGAGGGAGTTGCATCTACGAGGTTGTCTAGTTCAGATAATTTATCTGGAAAGTACTTTGCAAATGTGTGATGAATTCCTCTTGCTGAATCTGAGGAAACAATGATTTGAGGTTTATAATCTGGACTGTAGAAACCATTTGCCCTAGATATCCCAACTTCGTTTAGTGCCCCTCCTGAATGGCCGGTTAAAACCTTTTTTGCATTGCTTCTAGTCTCACCATGTGCGTCTATTAGGAATTCTAGTTTGTCTGCATCCAGTATCTTATCAAGGGATGCTAGTTGCAGTTTCATAGCATTCGTCAGTATTTTTCTTGAATGGCCCATAAATTGGTGGAGGTTTGCCATATAGCCGCTATCTTCTCTAGAAGGGAGGCGATAATTTGGACCTGTAAAAAATTCATGCAGGCTCGCTACTATTTTTTCGTCAAGAGGTCTTAAATTCACTCTGGACATTTTTTGCCTCCATAGGTTCTAGTAGAAAAAATACTTCGATTTCTGGCTGGAAAATTTTTGCGCATTTAGGTCATCTGCTGCTGATATTTCCTTTTTAAAAGTGTAAAGCTGCATAATTTTATAAATCTTTTGTTATTTATGAGTGATAACTAATTATTACGAATGTTATATTTTCATAAGAAAGGTTGTGTTGATTAGATTTTCTAGGTGGAGAGAGCTGTTGTTTATTAATAAAAACATCCTATTTTCTTCTGCGCTTAGGTCTGTTGCCTGCAAGTATACTCTTTCAAGAAATGATTTTGTGTTAGAAATAAGGCTTGGAAACTGCTCTAGATTGCCTGCGAAATGATTAGCGTAATACAATTCAAATAACCTTTCAAATTCCTCAAGTGTTGAAAGAAGCTTCTTTTGACTTTTTAGGTCAGAAATCCCAGATATCGAATTTATCAAAATGTTCAACAATGAATCCAGATTATCAAGGTCCCTTAAAATGGCAAGATAATAA contains:
- a CDS encoding tetratricopeptide repeat protein: MASIDQIVESGIFSQDTEKKIHLEFIPFTDTLCAEHFVQETYNPLEFYSPKMDSVIEEYVQLAEDASDVVEGLLKMQHISLLKTCIEKAGYIQSTSMELTLKRLLEWFKQRENLIASTIQACARRGDHDLEKIVLNASETATEAYYKLGLLYFTLDDLDSAEKYFNLGLKNLEKQKSIMHADLLYQLARVHRSVSKSQEAKSTFDEAIRIYENIPGEKALAGKAHSLLEIALIDRWQIRKETPPNLIKEAMDIFKGLKDDLNYSRCLIQLGNYYNYRDDFEKAAAAYDESLPVLRKFNYTRGIAEVYMGISRIRQKRGQFEEAEKICLESLAMTQGLGYKRRIGYVYQRLASIYHDKGDQDKALDYAKATIDIWKSCRIVRGIAMVLRTKAQIFESLGNYRLAYYNYKGCVNIRRRLELSLLTSHDDYEKRLSHLRKMAGINADT